From the genome of Gemmatimonadaceae bacterium:
GTGCCGGAGAGCAGCATGTCAGCCGGACGGCGCGGGAAGCGCAGGATGACCCGCGGGCCCTGCGACGCGGTGTCGGCACTTACGTTAGGCGCGGCGCGGCCGCGCATGCGCCCGGGGCCGCGCGCCGGCGAGCCGCTGTCGATCTCCGAATCGGGATGCCACGGCGACAACGGCATCGGCGTCGCCATCGGCGTCACGTCCTGCCCAACGTCCGGCCCGCGATTGAACCCGCCGAAGAATTCGCCCGGCCCCGTCGCCACGCGCATCACCGGGCCCTGATTGAAGTACACCGGGATCTGATCGCGCTCGTAGCCGTACACGATCGGGCTCGACAGGTCGGTGATCTCGCCGCGCATGATGCTGCCGCGCGCGAACAAGCTGTCGGGTTGCTCGATGGTCACGCCCGGCGCGAGATTGTAGCTCGGAAAAATTTCCGATGTCGACCCTTCGACGATCAGCGTGCCGCCCTGCTGGACGAAGTCGTACAGGTTCTTCACACCATCGAGTCCCATACCGCCGCGGATGTCGCTCGACGAATCCGGCGTCCCGAAGCTCCGGAACTCGGCCGTCTTCCTGTAGGGCAGAGGCGTCGCGCCGGTTTTCGGGATGCCGTTCACCATGCTCTGCACCGTGCCGCCGATGTGCGGCATGATGATCACATCGTATTTCTGGCGCAGATTCCCATCACGGAGCTTCACGTCGCCGAAGTACGTATACGGGATGCTGTAGGTATCGAGCGCGGCGCGCACCCACCCTTCGTCCTGCGTGCGCGTCCAACTGTGGACGTATCCGATGCGCGGCACGTCCAGCGGGTGTGTCTTTACGTTAGGCGTAGACGCCATCGCGTACGCCGACAGGCCGAGCCGCTGCAGCTCGCCCTCGAGCTGCGTGCGATTGGCGTTCGGGATGATGAGTGCGCCGGCGCGGAAGTGATGGCCGTCGGCGTCGAAATCCTGTTCGGCGGCATCCATCCTGGTTTTCGCGAACTTGAATCGGAATGCTGCAATGTTGTTGTCCGCCGTGTTGTCCACCACGACGACGCTGCCGGCGCCGCTCACGCCGCCGGGCGCCACGGCGTCCTTCGTCAGCATGGTCATCGGATGATCGAGCAGACGCTTGTCGCCGATCGGCGTGATGGTGATATCGCGCATCAGCGGGAAGGTCCACCCCGTGTCATCGTACGGCGCGGGATTTTTGGGCGAGAAGTGTTGCAGCGCGAAGTACATGTCGGCGAGGGTGCGATACGGCTGGTCGCCGCGAATGATGTAGTCGCCCGGCTTCACCGAGACGCCGCCGGCCGTGAAGGCGGCGTTCGCGGTGTGCACTTCGAGTCCCTGCGCACGAAGGTCGTTCACCGCGTCGGCGGCGTTGGCTTTCCGATATTGTTGGGCGGGGATCACCCATCCATACACCGGACCGGTCTTCCCCTTGTCGACCGCGCGGACGTTCTTCCGCCAGTAGTTGTCGAGGAACGTCTCCTTGTTTTTCGCGACGTCGGAGAGCGCGAACAGGATGGCCGATTCCTGAATGTTGGTGTTGTTGCGCGGCCCCCAATTGATGCTGTC
Proteins encoded in this window:
- a CDS encoding M14 family zinc carboxypeptidase — translated: MPDITRKVRLLCMLAATVALVPSVARAQQAIDSAYTAQIKQDLEDPRISTELVDYLPASATVPSPLKVLGHIIGAPGILDRSADIYKYFDALAGASPRVKVWRIGKTEEGRDMILAAVADEQTIKELDTYRGMLAALGDPRKTTPEEAQQLIHTAKPIYYITSGIHSPEFGGPEMLMELAYRLAVDSSQFIRNIRDKVIVLITPVIEPDGRDKAVDTYYYNKKQPKGAPRLPLMYWGRYVQHDNNRDGMGQFLQLTKHTTQAVLDWHPTMLHDLHEAQTYLYASTGTGPYNEQIDPITIDEWWMLAENDVMEMTKRGVPGVWTYGFYDGWTPNYLFFIAHTHNELGRFYEVQSYGPDNYVVKPRATTTSREWFRPNPPLDSINWGPRNNTNIQESAILFALSDVAKNKETFLDNYWRKNVRAVDKGKTGPVYGWVIPAQQYRKANAADAVNDLRAQGLEVHTANAAFTAGGVSVKPGDYIIRGDQPYRTLADMYFALQHFSPKNPAPYDDTGWTFPLMRDITITPIGDKRLLDHPMTMLTKDAVAPGGVSGAGSVVVVDNTADNNIAAFRFKFAKTRMDAAEQDFDADGHHFRAGALIIPNANRTQLEGELQRLGLSAYAMASTPNVKTHPLDVPRIGYVHSWTRTQDEGWVRAALDTYSIPYTYFGDVKLRDGNLRQKYDVIIMPHIGGTVQSMVNGIPKTGATPLPYRKTAEFRSFGTPDSSSDIRGGMGLDGVKNLYDFVQQGGTLIVEGSTSEIFPSYNLAPGVTIEQPDSLFARGSIMRGEITDLSSPIVYGYERDQIPVYFNQGPVMRVATGPGEFFGGFNRGPDVGQDVTPMATPMPLSPWHPDSEIDSGSPARGPGRMRGRAAPNVSADTASQGPRVILRFPRRPADMLLSGTLKGGEALSDRAQVVDESVGKGHIVMFAIRPFWRWQTQGTYMLGFNTIMNWDHLDAGRAASSVPQVGRR